A window of the Amycolatopsis solani genome harbors these coding sequences:
- a CDS encoding ABC transporter ATP-binding protein, protein MRGPADRLLVKVAALDRLRLTAVVGIALIATAAGLLLPGALAAAVDAVVAGRPSWPEVSWLLLVGGAEIAADVLGGILTTHLTATASAWLRRTLSDKLFALGATRSRFAEGDAISRLTGDCTGAGGIAAIVVQCASMLVISSGAIVLLALIDWRLALVFLGSIPFALLLARSHLRRTADDVLTYQQVSGELAARMVDAVAGLRTIAASGTADREAERVLRPLFQLTLAGQRLWRTQARMVWRAGLLTPAVELSVLAAAGFGVLSGRLSIGDVVATLGYVALGLGLVTQIPMLTMLSRARGCAERLVDVLDEPAPVPGKLPLLPGDGTLEVRHVSVTGALAEIDLRIDGGTFLAVVGRSGSGKSALAAVIGGLLTPDEGQVVLDGRPLECIRPEELRAVVGYAFERPVLLGTTVADAVGYGSWAGESAIRGACRTAQVDEVIVRLPEGYRTPLTETPLSGGEAQRLGLARAIVHNPRVLIFDDATASLDTVTEAAVERALAGALPGRTRVVVTHRAGTAARADLVVWLEDGRIRAVAPHAALWREPAYRGVFTEDDE, encoded by the coding sequence ATGCGCGGCCCCGCCGATCGGCTGCTGGTCAAGGTGGCCGCCCTCGACCGCCTCCGCCTGACGGCCGTGGTGGGCATCGCGCTGATCGCCACCGCGGCCGGCCTCCTCCTCCCCGGCGCGCTCGCGGCCGCGGTGGACGCCGTGGTCGCGGGCCGCCCGAGCTGGCCCGAGGTCTCTTGGCTGCTGCTGGTCGGCGGCGCGGAGATCGCCGCCGACGTCCTCGGCGGAATCCTGACAACTCACCTGACCGCGACGGCGTCCGCCTGGCTGCGCCGCACCCTCTCGGACAAGCTGTTCGCGCTGGGCGCCACCCGTTCCCGCTTCGCGGAGGGCGACGCGATCAGCCGCCTCACCGGCGACTGCACCGGCGCGGGCGGCATCGCCGCGATCGTCGTCCAGTGCGCCTCGATGCTGGTCATCTCCTCCGGCGCGATCGTCCTCCTCGCCTTAATCGACTGGCGGCTGGCGCTGGTCTTCCTGGGCAGCATCCCGTTCGCCTTGCTGCTCGCGCGGAGCCATTTGCGCCGCACCGCCGACGACGTCCTCACCTACCAGCAGGTGTCCGGCGAGCTCGCGGCCCGCATGGTCGACGCGGTCGCCGGCCTCCGCACGATCGCGGCGTCCGGCACGGCTGATCGCGAAGCCGAGCGAGTCCTGCGCCCGCTGTTTCAGCTGACGCTCGCCGGCCAGCGCCTGTGGCGTACCCAGGCCCGGATGGTCTGGCGCGCGGGCTTGCTGACCCCGGCGGTCGAGCTGTCCGTGCTGGCCGCCGCCGGCTTCGGGGTGCTGAGTGGCCGGCTGAGCATCGGCGACGTCGTGGCCACGCTCGGCTACGTCGCCCTCGGCCTCGGTCTGGTCACCCAGATCCCGATGCTCACCATGCTGTCCCGGGCGCGCGGCTGCGCCGAACGGCTCGTCGACGTCCTCGACGAGCCCGCCCCCGTGCCCGGCAAGCTCCCGCTCCTACCCGGCGACGGCACTCTCGAGGTCCGCCACGTCAGCGTCACCGGCGCGCTGGCGGAGATCGACCTACGCATCGACGGCGGCACGTTTCTGGCGGTCGTCGGCCGTTCTGGCTCGGGCAAATCCGCGCTGGCCGCCGTTATCGGCGGGCTGCTCACGCCCGACGAGGGTCAGGTCGTCCTCGACGGCCGTCCGCTGGAGTGCATCCGCCCGGAGGAGCTACGCGCGGTCGTCGGCTACGCCTTCGAGCGTCCGGTCCTGCTCGGCACCACAGTCGCCGACGCGGTCGGCTACGGCTCATGGGCCGGCGAGTCCGCAATCCGCGGCGCTTGCCGGACCGCGCAAGTCGACGAGGTGATCGTCCGGCTGCCCGAGGGCTACCGGACGCCGCTGACCGAGACGCCCCTGTCGGGAGGAGAAGCCCAGCGGCTCGGACTCGCCCGGGCGATCGTGCACAACCCGCGCGTCCTGATCTTCGACGACGCCACCGCCAGCCTCGACACGGTCACCGAGGCAGCGGTCGAGCGCGCCTTGGCCGGGGCGCTGCCGGGCCGCACGCGGGTCGTCGTGACCCATCGGGCCGGCACCGCCGCCCGCGCTGACCTGGTCGTCTGGCTCGAGGACGGCCGGATCCGCGCGGTCGCCCCACACGCCGCCCTTTGGCGAGAACCCGCCTACCGCGGTGTCTTCACAGAGGACGACGAGTGA
- a CDS encoding SapB/AmfS family lanthipeptide — protein sequence MELVLELQAMETPEVLDGGHGGGHGHGGASNLSLLASCANSTLSLLTCY from the coding sequence ATGGAACTCGTTCTGGAGCTGCAGGCCATGGAGACCCCCGAGGTGCTCGACGGCGGCCACGGCGGCGGCCACGGCCACGGCGGCGCGTCGAACCTGAGCCTGCTCGCCTCCTGCGCCAACAGCACGCTCAGCCTCCTGACCTGCTACTGA
- the lanKC gene encoding class III lanthionine synthetase LanKC, protein MDLRYEAYCFADPLFYDEQPEIGAPVDEFASALQAPAGWAVTDRGVWRVLHPRGRVLPGQGWKIHVSAGLDNARRVLEQVHEYCLEHRVSYKHLRSMLTLLARNSKYAPRDGSAKLVTIYPVDERQLERVLEDLSARLEGEHGAYILSDLRYGDGPLYVRYGGFAEQWVEHDGNRVLAIRKPDGRLVPDKREPTFSVPDWVKIPACLRNSVAARKSGDPSQFHYRVTSSLHFSNGGGVYVADPKAGGDPVVLKEARPHAGLDKARIDAVERLRHEHDVLDRLAGVPGVPRVFERFTVWEHHYLAMEYLPGTSLGNWLARNYPLTRRGTTDADLADYARRALDVIEGVEKAIQAIHARGVVFGDLHPLNILIDDDDRISLIDFEMAFDVESGDRPALGAPGFRAPADRTGFEIDEHALAALRLWLFLPLSQLTELAPPKLPGIAEFVERRFALPAGYADAAVAVLAPAVPAPVHTELDQEKPDWPLVRKQIAEAILASATPARQDRLFPGDIEQFRVGGACFGVGAAGVLHALDVTGAGRFPEHERWLIDAVRRDPPTRPGFYDGSYGIAYVLENFGHHDEATKLLSSSARLVEQTTDHALESGLAGIGLAMLHFAAVRQDNEFGRQALTTAVRLAEALETAAPPGNFARAGLLSGWTGPALLFIRLFERTGEPAWLSFADQALTRDLEECVATDDGSLQVRDGASRTLPYAGVGSAGILLVAEQLARHRPDADACESLPALRESCRGEFVIHPGLLYGRCGLAVALGMDPDPSPSIRAAIDLHLARLSWYAVPFKGGLAFPGNQLLRLSMDVKTGGAGILLALTALLDGKEVLPLLGRTPSPQTSGR, encoded by the coding sequence ATGGACCTGCGCTACGAAGCATATTGCTTCGCCGACCCGTTGTTCTACGACGAACAACCGGAAATCGGCGCGCCGGTCGACGAATTCGCTTCGGCGCTGCAGGCGCCGGCCGGCTGGGCCGTCACCGACCGCGGCGTCTGGCGCGTGCTGCACCCGCGGGGCCGGGTTCTCCCTGGCCAGGGCTGGAAAATCCACGTCTCCGCCGGTCTGGACAATGCTCGCCGGGTCCTCGAGCAGGTGCACGAGTACTGCCTCGAGCACCGCGTCTCGTACAAGCACCTCCGCTCGATGCTGACCCTGCTCGCCCGGAATTCGAAATACGCGCCGCGGGACGGCAGCGCCAAGCTGGTGACGATTTACCCGGTGGACGAGAGGCAGCTCGAGCGGGTTCTCGAAGACCTCTCGGCACGGCTCGAAGGCGAGCACGGGGCCTATATCCTGAGCGACCTCCGATACGGCGACGGTCCACTCTACGTGCGTTACGGCGGATTCGCCGAACAGTGGGTCGAACACGACGGCAACCGCGTTCTGGCGATCCGCAAGCCGGACGGACGGCTCGTACCGGATAAGCGGGAGCCGACGTTCTCGGTGCCCGACTGGGTGAAGATTCCGGCCTGTTTGCGGAACAGCGTTGCCGCGCGTAAGTCCGGCGACCCGAGTCAATTCCACTACCGGGTGACGAGTTCGCTGCACTTCTCGAACGGCGGCGGCGTCTACGTAGCCGACCCCAAGGCGGGTGGCGATCCGGTCGTCCTCAAGGAGGCTCGCCCGCACGCCGGCCTCGACAAGGCGCGGATCGACGCCGTCGAACGGCTCCGCCACGAGCACGACGTCCTCGACCGGCTGGCCGGCGTCCCGGGGGTGCCGAGGGTCTTCGAACGGTTCACCGTCTGGGAGCACCACTACCTGGCCATGGAATACCTGCCGGGCACCTCGCTGGGCAACTGGCTGGCCCGCAACTACCCGCTGACCAGGCGCGGCACGACGGACGCCGACCTCGCCGACTACGCCCGGCGCGCGCTCGACGTCATCGAAGGCGTCGAGAAGGCGATCCAGGCCATCCACGCCCGCGGCGTCGTCTTCGGCGACCTGCACCCGCTGAACATCCTGATCGACGACGACGACCGGATCTCCCTGATCGACTTCGAAATGGCCTTCGACGTCGAATCCGGCGACCGCCCGGCCCTGGGCGCCCCCGGCTTCCGCGCCCCGGCCGACCGCACCGGCTTCGAGATCGACGAGCACGCGCTCGCCGCGTTGCGGCTCTGGCTGTTCCTGCCGCTCTCCCAGTTGACGGAGCTCGCCCCGCCGAAGCTGCCCGGCATCGCGGAGTTCGTCGAACGCCGGTTCGCGCTCCCCGCGGGCTACGCCGACGCCGCGGTCGCGGTGCTGGCCCCCGCGGTGCCCGCCCCGGTCCACACCGAGCTCGACCAGGAGAAACCCGACTGGCCGCTGGTCCGCAAGCAGATCGCCGAGGCGATCCTGGCCAGCGCGACCCCGGCGCGCCAGGACCGGCTGTTCCCCGGCGACATCGAGCAGTTCCGGGTCGGCGGCGCCTGCTTCGGCGTCGGCGCCGCGGGCGTGCTGCACGCCCTCGACGTCACCGGCGCCGGCCGGTTCCCCGAGCACGAGCGCTGGCTGATCGATGCGGTCCGCCGCGACCCGCCGACCCGCCCGGGTTTTTACGACGGCAGCTACGGCATCGCCTACGTCCTGGAGAACTTCGGCCACCACGACGAGGCCACGAAGCTGCTGTCGTCGTCCGCGCGCCTGGTCGAGCAGACGACCGACCACGCGCTCGAGAGCGGCCTCGCCGGCATCGGCCTCGCGATGCTGCACTTCGCGGCGGTCCGCCAGGACAACGAGTTCGGCCGCCAGGCGCTGACCACGGCCGTCCGGCTGGCCGAGGCGCTGGAGACGGCGGCGCCGCCCGGCAACTTCGCCCGCGCCGGCCTGCTGTCCGGCTGGACCGGGCCCGCGCTGCTGTTCATCCGGCTCTTCGAGCGCACCGGCGAGCCCGCCTGGCTCTCGTTCGCCGACCAGGCGCTGACCCGCGACCTCGAGGAGTGCGTCGCGACCGACGACGGCTCACTGCAGGTCCGCGACGGCGCGTCCCGCACCCTGCCGTACGCCGGCGTCGGCAGTGCCGGAATCCTCCTGGTCGCCGAGCAGCTGGCGCGCCACCGCCCGGACGCCGACGCCTGCGAGAGCCTCCCCGCCCTGCGCGAGTCCTGCCGCGGCGAGTTCGTCATCCACCCGGGCCTGCTCTACGGCCGCTGCGGGCTGGCGGTCGCACTGGGCATGGACCCGGACCCATCACCGTCGATCCGCGCGGCGATCGACCTCCACCTGGCTCGGCTGTCCTGGTACGCGGTCCCGTTCAAGGGCGGCCTCGCGTTCCCCGGCAACCAGCTGCTGCGCCTGTCGATGGACGTCAAGACCGGCGGCGCGGGAATCCTCCTCGCCCTCACCGCCCTCCTGGACGGCAAGGAGGTGCTGCCCCTCCTGGGCCGCACGCCGTCCCCCCAGACCTCCGGTCGCTGA
- a CDS encoding S1 family peptidase, with translation MKFGKFVLLAASTALAVVGLGGPASAESTPQAQPSIIGGSNATSGPWAARLFVNGQQNCTATIIAPQYILTAKHCVSSSGTYTFRIGSLDQTSGGTTATGSTITRYPGSADLAIVKLTTSVSATYSPLGSVGDVAVGQNVSVYGWGATSQCGSEINCQSRYLKVATVRVNSIGCSDYTGGVAVCANRVNGITAGGDSGGPMFASGRQVGVASTSDRSNNTAYTNITRYRSWISQVAGV, from the coding sequence GTGAAATTCGGCAAGTTCGTCCTGCTGGCCGCGAGCACCGCACTGGCCGTGGTCGGCCTCGGCGGCCCCGCGTCCGCCGAGAGCACCCCGCAGGCCCAGCCGTCGATCATCGGCGGCAGCAACGCCACGAGCGGCCCCTGGGCGGCCCGGCTGTTCGTGAACGGCCAGCAGAACTGCACCGCGACGATCATCGCGCCGCAGTACATCCTCACCGCCAAGCACTGCGTCAGCAGCTCCGGCACGTACACGTTCCGGATCGGCAGCCTGGACCAGACCAGTGGCGGCACGACGGCCACCGGCTCCACCATCACGCGCTACCCGGGCTCCGCCGACCTGGCGATCGTCAAGCTCACGACGTCGGTCAGCGCGACGTACTCGCCGCTGGGCAGCGTCGGTGACGTCGCGGTCGGGCAGAACGTCTCGGTCTACGGCTGGGGCGCTACCAGCCAGTGCGGCTCCGAGATCAACTGCCAGTCGCGGTACCTGAAGGTCGCGACGGTCCGGGTCAACTCGATCGGCTGCAGCGACTACACCGGCGGCGTCGCGGTGTGCGCGAACCGCGTAAACGGCATCACCGCCGGCGGCGACTCGGGCGGCCCGATGTTCGCCTCCGGCCGCCAGGTCGGTGTCGCGTCGACCAGCGACCGGTCGAACAACACCGCGTACACGAACATCACGCGGTACCGCAGCTGGATTTCCCAGGTCGCCGGGGTCTGA